agacagaatccgaagcaggctccaggctctgagctgtcagcacagagctctatgcaggacctgtgagatcatgacctgagctgaagttggatgcttaaccgactgagccacccaggcgcccccaaaatatgcCATATTATTAACCATGGTCactatacaatatattatatgcccatgacttattttacgacttgaagtttcttttttttttttattttttttaaatttttttttttttaatgtttattatttttgagagagagagagagagacagagaccaagcagggaaggggcagagagagaaggaggcacagaatcagaggcaggctccaggctctgagctatcagcacagagcccgacgcggggctcgaactcacagaccgcgagatcatgacctgagccgtagtcggccactcaaccgactgagccacccaggtgccccacgacttgaagtttctaccttttgaccCCTTTACTCATTTTGCCTCCAttctctggcaatcaccagtctCTTCTCTGTATCCGTGagcccagttttattttttcttctgtctttttgttttttagattccacacataagtgagtcCCCGTGGCATTTGTCTTTGGCTCACTTTATTTGGCATAacgttttcaaggtccatccatgttgcaaatggcaaggtttcctactttttatggctcagtaatattctatCATACATCCATCACATCGTCCTTATCCGATCATTCACTGatgtttccatatattggctatcgtaaataatgctgtgaacaTAGGGGAACATCGATCTctttgagttagtttttttttttaacatttaatatttatttatgagagagaaagagtgtgagcaggggaagggcagagagagagggagacagaatccgaagcaggctccaggctccgagctgtcagcacagagcccgacatggggctcgaactcacgaactgggagatcatgacctgagccgaagtcggacgcttaacctactgtgccactcaggtgcttccccgccccccttttcttaataaatgtttatttttgagagtgccgtgcagaagctttttagtttgccTTGGttccacttttgtttttgttgcctgcACTCTTGGTGCCAAATCCAAAAAATCGTCACCAAGACCGATGTCAAGGAGCTTCCTGcgtatgttttcttgttttatggtttcaggtctcctgtttaatccattttgaattacttTTGGTATGTGGTATAAGACTGTGGCCCTGTTTCGTGTTTTTTGAATGTGGttgtctggttttcccaacaccatttattgaagagactgctcTCTACCCACTGtgtgttcttggctcctttgttataaatcaattgaccatatatttgtaggtttatttctgggctctctggtTCCATTGAGCTGTGTCTGTATGATACtgataccatgctgttttgaatACTATACCTTGGCAACATACTTGATCAGGAAGCATgacgcctccagctttgttcctccctgagattactttggctatttggggttccctataaattttaagatttttcttttttttttttttcccctgtgaaatGCCATTGGAGTTTTGGTAGGGTTGCAGATTGTTTTGGggaatatggatttttttttttaatgtttatttctttagaaagagaatcagtgggagagggggacagaggatcccaagcaggctctgcattgaccgcagcgagcccgatgtggggctcaaactcacaaacctgagccgaagtcagacgctcaaccaactgagccacccaggtgcccgggaatatgcacattttaacaatgttcttcccatccatgagcaccgtatatctttacatttatctgtgtcttcaggtttttcataaatgtcttttcacttccttggttaaggaaggtctttcacttttttggttaaatttattcccaggtgTTGTTTTTGATGCACTTGTAAattagattgttttcttaatttgttcattattagtgtgtggAAATACAACAGACTTTTTGCATTTTGTATCTTTCAACattagtgaattcatttattctatccGTTTTTTCATGGGGTCTTTAGAGATTTCTGTAAATAATACATTATCTGCAAATAGTATCAGTTTTACTCCCTTTACAATTTGTTCGCCTTTTTTCTTAGGTAACTGTTCTAGCCCCGGTCAGTTACAAAACCAGTATGAAAGCTGAGacttaattgaaataaaaaatagggttttaatcttttttaattttttgcgcgagagaccgagcacaagcagggaaggggcagagagagggagacacagaatctgaaacaggctccaggctctgagctgtcagcacagagcccgacgcggggctcgaactcacggactgtgagatcatgacctgagccgaagtcggacgctcaaccgactgagccacccaggcgccccagaagtggCATTTAATAACCACCTCAAGCAATAAAGCTGTGCAGTTCTCTTCCAGAACTTCTGATCACACTAAGGAACACATCTCACTTGGATGCCAGTGTGTCTTAGAACGTTCCTGAAGTTGGCCATAAGTATCTCTTTAACGAAGACATCAGGATTTAGGCCCAGAAATTTCTGCAGGTAACCATATAGGATTATAATTTAGTATCCTTTGTCTTTTGTccttattgcattttttttatattcacttaAAATTTATTCCGTATGCAGAATTTCTATTCGTGTATTTGTTTTATCTATGGCTAGTGATAGCAACATTTAATAATTTCTAGCAGGATGCTGTTAGGATCAAAAAATAGCATCCCGAGTTCAAGGATTAAGGCTCAGGGTTGGGAGTTGCAGTTTGAATCTTGGTTCTGCCACAGTCTTGGAAaaaaatccactttttaaaatttttttaacgtctttatttttgagagaaagtgtgagcacgataggggcagagagagagggagacacaatctgaagcaggcgccaggctttgagctggcagcacagagcctgacacagggccagaacccatgaaccatgagatcacgacctgcgtcggacatctatttttttctgccccagaaaaaaatgaactttttgaaCCTCACTTTTTCTGCTGTAAAGTGAAGATGCTGACGTACAAGATGCTccactgtcccaaaaataaggATGTAAAAATTACTGTGTGTCCAGCACCCGGAGCATGGAAGGTCTAGAAGTACCAAAACTAAATGGCCAAACACAGTAACACAAACATCCCAACGAAGATAGTTGTTTCATCTCACGGTTTTATCAAGCAGCCACAAACCATGCGGGTGACAGAGGTAGTCTCATTCCTGTCTGTAAAGGAGGGTTATCCTGACCTTTGTACACTAACACATCCCATTCCACAGGATTCTGGGTTTTCAGGGTCTCTGAAATATAAACAGAATCTATGATTCCATAGATAATTCCaaattaaatgttttcccctTCTGCGTCATTTTGACATCACTGTCCTAGGGGGTAAAaagtttggtgtttgtttttgcaaaatgCTGTCCTGTGAAGTCTGCAGTCCTCCCCCTGCAGTCTCCGGGTTTGGTGTGGCTTCCGGTCAAATATTACCATTTGGGGTACCCAAATAGTAATAGGCGCCCTCGGGCGAGGGGCTGTGAGACTCCACGAAAAGTTCACTTACACAAAGGACTCGTGACGAACGCTCGCAGTGATCAACTCCGCCGTCTTACCGCTgggccctccccacctccctgaccCAGAGGGCTCCGCAACCGCTTCAGCTAACAAGGaacaaggggagggggagagggagagcggcCTTCTAGAAAGGTGGCGAAAACGCAGGGAGGGCGCGCTCTGCACAGCGTTTGCTTCCCCCCGCTCGCCGCGGCCGTGCGCTCCGGGCCACACAAGCCGCCGGGGCTCGGAGCCCGGACCCGACCCAGGCCCGGGGTTTCATCTGGGCCCCTCGGGCCGCACCAGGGAGTCGGCCTGGCTGAGGGCGAGTCGgtccttcttctccttctgcaAGACCTGCTCCTCCCACAGCGCCTGGTCCACCTGGTCGTCGGTGAGCACCACGGGCTCGTACTTCTCGTCGAAGAGCCGCTCGTTGGTCTCGGAGCGCAGCTGATGGGGCCCGACGACGCGCAGGTGGGCCGGCAGGTGGAGGAACTCGTCGTCGTTAACGTCGCAGTCGCGCATGCGGGCGGCCAGCACCCACCAGCGGCCCACGAAGCCCACGTCCAGGATCCGGTCCGGGAAGTCGGCCCAGCGGGGCTGCAGGTAGCGGCAGCGGGCCTGGTAGAGGCTGGCCTGGGCGTCGACGGGCGCCTCGTACACGAGCGAGCACAGGCCCAGGCTCACGTGGCGGAGGCGGCCGCGGCCCCGAAGCCAGAGCAGCCGCTGCACGTGGCCCTCGGAGACGCGGTTGCGGGTGGCCGGGGCCAGCAGCAAGAGGGTCCCCGACGCGTCGAGCAGCGCCTCCTCGAAGGCCGCCTCGCCGGGCGCCAGCGCGCAGCAGGCCGCCGCGCCGCCCAGCAGCCCCACGTACGCGGCCGCCCGCCCGGGCCgggcccgcgccgccgccgccgcgtccCCGCAGGCCTCCGCGTAGTCTCGGAGCAGTACGCGGGCCCAGGAGCCTGGGGGGAGGGAAGCGGGACAGACGCGGTGACGGCGGGCCGCTGCGGCCACCCACCCCGCCGCCTCCCGCCGCTACTCACCCAACCGCGCCCACACGCCGGGCTTCGCGGCCGCTGGGCCCCCAGGGTCTTCACGGTTTCGGGACCAAAATCTTTTCAGAGCGGCCGCCGCCATCCTCTTCCGGCTTGGCGTCCCTGTTCCGACGAGAAACGCCgggaatgagaaggaaaaggcCCGGGGGGGTCTCTCCTGCGGAAGCGCCAAGCGCGCCGGAAGTGGCTTCCCATCGGAAGAGGATAGAAAACGGACCCGGTGCCGGATGTTGCTGTCTGGTCTGAGCGGGGTCGGCTGTGGCGGGTAGGCGGGCCGCGCAGGCGCAGAGAGTCTGGGCCACGCCGCCCGAGGGAGCCTCAGgtgaggggggcggggtgcacctgtggggcgggggcggcgagttcaacccccaccccccccccacccccccgcggcTCGGTGCCCTTAGCTGCCAGGCTGGGCTCGGTGCTGAGGGATAGACatcggtggggtgggggagggcaccgCATTAATTGGGTTGGGGGCGGGCGTCATTGGCTTCTGTCCTCAGAGCGGGATGCGGTGACGCCCCTGGGTGACCATGGCAGCGGCCGACGAGCTGGCCTTTCACGGTAAGTGCGGCCGCGACCTGGCCCGAGCTCCTACTCCCTCCGCCGGCCGGAACCTCCCACCCAGGATCTGATTGCCGTGTAAGCTGAATCCCCAGTCAGCTGTGAACCCTGACCCCGAACTGACACCCATTCCTGACTCGAACCCCGCTCCAACCCTGAACTCAGATCTCAAAGCAAAGCTTCTCTCCCAGACCTGACCCCATCCCAGCACCAGGCTTAAGTTGTAGGCGTGCGAGAC
This DNA window, taken from Neofelis nebulosa isolate mNeoNeb1 chromosome 4, mNeoNeb1.pri, whole genome shotgun sequence, encodes the following:
- the TIMM29 gene encoding mitochondrial import inner membrane translocase subunit Tim29; translation: MAAAALKRFWSRNREDPGGPAAAKPGVWARLGSWARVLLRDYAEACGDAAAAARARPGRAAAYVGLLGGAAACCALAPGEAAFEEALLDASGTLLLLAPATRNRVSEGHVQRLLWLRGRGRLRHVSLGLCSLVYEAPVDAQASLYQARCRYLQPRWADFPDRILDVGFVGRWWVLAARMRDCDVNDDEFLHLPAHLRVVGPHQLRSETNERLFDEKYEPVVLTDDQVDQALWEEQVLQKEKKDRLALSQADSLVRPEGPR